In the genome of Bradysia coprophila strain Holo2 unplaced genomic scaffold, BU_Bcop_v1 contig_232, whole genome shotgun sequence, one region contains:
- the LOC119076253 gene encoding leucine-rich repeat-containing G-protein coupled receptor 5 isoform X1, with translation MAYCATKNISTQGLSVLVFVLHIYLVYCVSTTIPSAISDDVVIRESVVIPSSVNSEQEARELYDQALKQYGSYGSFARNICSTWERRGCQCSGGVEELALSCRSVGFEEIPLDLPAEIVKLDLGDNNITYLPSKSFDTVPHLEELVLSDNTISKIDSEAFIGLHKLKRLSLHNCGLTVVPGEALKRIRGLTTLQLNGNAIMELDGIAFEHLKNLRTLRLEGNMLQKIPTDALIGLASSLEAINLGSNHLFSINEGDFPLMENLHYLLLKRNRISNIATGSIGNLTKLKVLDLDDNVLSAMPTGLDQLTHLQELFLSGNKIRWISKDDLPSSITTLELKANPLVGIKTGALQNMPRLRKLVLSEARNLKDVPSLEGCVSLETLRMDRASLSSVPSDLCLNSPRLKSLVLKSNKLRSIPELASCKDLRILDLSDNRIDSLHGKPLKGLGQLHDLLLSYNEIATIPYDAFFGVPNLQSLDLEGNTINFIHEDSFAGFVQLEDLNLGNNIFPKLPKTGLHRILHLKTFNNPKLREFPAPDTFPRIQTLVLSYAYHCCPFLPLMTVPTVSKHPSLKESVLFPTDDDFDRTLWNNSQTDIWPQLHNLSKKFGSQINDLWDSFGQDFTYPGNLPAYVEEYFEEETTPTRPFSSELTPGSVQCLPMPGPFLPCQDLFDWWTLRCGVWVVFLLAMLGNGTVVFVLIFSRSKMDVPRFLVCNLAAADFFMGIYLGMLAVVDASTLGEFRMYAIPWQMSFGCQLSGFLAVLSSELSVYTLAVITLERNYAITHAMHLNKRLSLRHAGYIMIVGWIFALTMALLPLLGISDYRKFAVCLPFETTNGTASLVYVIFLMFINGVAFLILMGCYLKMYCAIRGSQAWNSNDSRIAKRMALLVFTDFICWSPIAFLSLTAVFGFHLISLEQAKVFTVFVLPLNSCCNPFLYAIMTKQFKKDCVLICKAIEESRVTRGIGRCRHSSNFSNRQTPANTNSLAERSSKELPPLTPGQTCACAKLLEQDAPKSRTVDKRNIFARAWGRLFRKNVKRSENRRDMRSDQYAYQIAEIQQKQYKRAGSVSSENFSSSRSDSWRHGPPHHCIPLRILDPRRRHSSWLITRKTSQDSNLSSSRNDSSASATTASTSTFRMSRSSAGSTTPLPPIIGNSKQCGTKPRLVRQQAVQEESAELSCSPPRLGVRFLPTIPSAADSSVVIDEESNNDSTAVAGSGSGPGTPFYTVLQSGSTLTTLSSPKNKSKPP, from the exons ATGGCATATTGTGctacgaaaaatatttcaacgcAAGGACTTTCAGTCCTAGTTTTCGTGTTGCATATTTATTTGGTTTACTGTGTGTCGACAACCATACCGTCAGCAATCTCAGATGATGTAGTCATCCGTGAATCGGTTGTCATACCATCATCGGTGAATTCGGAACAAGAGGCCAGGGAATTGTACGATCAGGCATTGAAGCAATATGGATCGTATGGATCATTTGCCAGAAATATTTGCTCGACGTGGGAGAGACGAGGATGTCAATGTTCGGGTGGGGTTGAAGAACTGGCACTGTCCTGCCGCAGTGTTGGCTTTGAAGAGATTCCATTGGATTTACCGGCGGAGATAGTTAAATT AGATCTTGGTGACAACAATATAACATATTTGCCAAGTAAATCATTCGATACGGTTCCACATTTAGAAGAATT agTACTATCAGACAATACAAtatcgaaaattgattcagAAGCATTTATTGGTTTGCACAAGTTGAAACGTTTATCGTTGCACAATTGCGGCCTTACTGTAGTCCCTGGAGAAGCATTAAAACGAATACGTGGTCTGACTACATT aCAACTAAATGGCAATGCAATTATGGAATTGGATGGAATTGCTTTTGAGCATCTGAAAAATCTTCGTACACTTCGCCTTGAAGGGAATATGTTGCAAAAAATTCCAACCGATGCACTCATTGGTCTCGCATCATCACTTGAAGCTAT AAACTTGGGATCGAATCACTTATTTAGTATAAACGAAGGAGATTTTccgttaatggaaaatttacattacTT ATTGCTCAAACGTAATCGTATATCAAACATAGCCACAGGATCAATTGGAAATTTAACAAAGCTGAAAGTATT AGATCTCGACGATAATGTCTTAAGTGCTATGCCAACGGGCCTAGACCAATTAACGCATCTTCAAGAATT ATTCCTTTCCGGTAATAAAATTCGCTGGATATCGAAAGATGATTTACCGAGTAGTATTACAACGTTAGAATTGAAAGCCAATCCATTGGTTGGTATTAAAACTGGTGCATTACAGAATATGCCACGTCTTAGAAAATT aGTATTATCGGAAGCACGTAATTTAAAGGACGTACCGTCGCTGGAGGGCTGTGTATCGTTGGAGACACTTCGAATGGATCGGGCGAGTTTGTCAAGTGTTCCCAGCGATCTTTGCTTAAATTCACCGAGATTGAAAAGCTT GGTACTAAAGTCAAACAAACTTCGAAGCATTCCTGAATTGGCTAGTTGTAAGGACTTGCGAATATT aGATTTATCGGACAATCGAATTGATTCGTTACATGGAAAACCTCTTAAAGGGTTGGGACAATTACACGATCTATTACTGTCTTATAACGAAATTGCAACCATTCCATATGATGCTTTCTTCGGCGTACCCAATCTGCAATCATT AGATTTGGAGGGGAATacaatcaatttcattcacGAAGATTCGTTTGCTGGTTTTGTACAATTAGAAGATTT AAATTTaggaaacaatatttttccaaaactgccaaagactGGTCTGCATAGAATCTTGCATTTAAAAACCTTTAATAATCCGAAACTTCGAGAATTCCCAGCCCCGGACACATTTCCACGAATTCAg ACGCTAGTTCTCTCATATGCGTATCACTGTTGTCCATTTCTACCGCTAATGACGGTGCCAACAGTGTCCAAGCACCCGTCGCTTAAAGAATCTGTTCTGTTTCCCACAGATGATGATTTTGACAGAACCTTGTGGAATAACAGCCAAACGGATATTTGGCCGCAACTGC ACAACCTCAGCAAAAAATTTGGCAGTCAAATAAATGATCTGTGGGATTCATTCGGCCAAGACTTCACTTATCCA GGAAATCTACCGGCCTATGTCGAAGAatattttgaagaagaaacaaCGCCAACGCGCCCATTCAGTTCGGAGCTAACACCTGGCTCTGTACAATGCTTACCAATGCCCGGTCCGTTTTTGCCATGCCAAGATCTATTCGATTGGTGGACATTGAGGTGTGGCGTTTGGGTGGTGTTTCTGCTGGCTATGCTTGGCAACGGCACCGTTGTGTTTGTCTTAATTTTCTCTAGGTCAAAGATGGATGTACCACGATTTTTAGTGTGTAATTTGGCTGCTGCCGATTTTTTCATGGGCATCTATTTGGGTATGTTGGCGGTTGTCGATGCTAGTACATTAGGTGAATTTCGTATGTATGCCATACCATGGCAAATGAGTTTCGGTTGTCAACTATCCGGTTTTTTGGCGGTCCTATCGTCCGAACTATCGGTTTACACTTTGGCTGTTATAACGCTGGAACGTAACTATGCAATTACTCATGCAATGCACTTGAATAAACGGTTATCGCTGCGACATGCTGGTTATATTATGATCGTCGGTTGGATTTTCGCATTGACGATGGCTCTATTACCATTGCTGGGTATTTCGGATTATCGAAAGTTTGCAGTGTGTCTTCCATTCGAGACCACAAATGGAACGGCCAGCCTGGTGTACGTTATCTTTTTGATGTTCATTAACGGTGTGGCGTTTCTGATACTGATGGGATGTTACTTGAAGATGTATTGTGCG atcCGTGGCTCTCAGGCGTGGAATTCGAACGATTCTCGCATCGCAAAACGTATGGCCTTATTAGTGTTTACAGATTTTATTTGTTGGTCACCAATCGCCTTCTTGTCGCTGACAGCCGTATTtggttttcatttaatatcTTTGGAGCAAGCGAAAGTGTTTACGGTATTTGTGTTGCCATTAAACTCTTGTTGCAATCCATTTTTATATGCAATAATGACCAAACAATTTAAGAAGGACTGTGTGTTAATATGTAAGGCTATTGAAGAATCACGAGTGACTCGTGGCATTGGTAGATGTAGACACAGTTCAAACTTTAGTAATCGACAAACTCCGGCAAATACGAACTCATTAGCTGAACGTTCGTCTAAGGAATTGCCGCCACTAACGCCCGGTCAAACTTGTGCATGTGCCAAGTTATTAGAACAAGACGCACCGAAAAGTCGTACGGTCGACAAACGTAACATTTTTGCGCGTGCATGGGGACGATTATTTCGAAAGAACGTTAAACGTTCCGAAAACCGTCGAGACATGCGATCCGACCAATATGCTTATCAAATAGCAGAAATCCAACAGAAACAATATAAACGCGCCGGATCGGTGTCCAGCGAAAATTTTAGCTCGTCCAGATCCGATTCATGGCGTCACGGACCACCACATCATTGTATTCCATTACGAATATTAGATCCGCGACGCAGACATTCGAGTTGGTTGATTACTCGTAAAACATCGCAGGACTCAAATTTGTCAAGTTCGCGCAATGATTCGTCTGCATCTGCGACGACAGCATCAACATCGACATTTCGAATGTCTAGATCTAGTGCAGGCAGTACTACACCGTTGCCACCAATCATAG GTAATAGCAAACAATGTGGAACGAAACCACGACTGGTACGCCAACAAGCCGTTCAAGAGGAGAGTGCTGAATTGTCCTGCTCTCCCCCGAGACTAGGCGTAAGATTTCTACCAACAATTCCTTCGGCAGCGGACAGTAGCGTTGTGATCGATGAAGAATCGAATAATGATAGTACGGCCGTAGCTGGCAGTGGTAGTGGACCAGGAACACCATTTTATACCGTTTTGCAAAGTGGCAGTACATTGACCACATTATCTAGTccaaaaaacaaaagtaaacCTCCATAG
- the LOC119076253 gene encoding lutropin-choriogonadotropic hormone receptor isoform X2: MAYCATKNISTQGLSVLVFVLHIYLVYCVSTTIPSAISDDVVIRESVVIPSSVNSEQEARELYDQALKQYGSYGSFARNICSTWERRGCQCSGGVEELALSCRSVGFEEIPLDLPAEIVKLDLGDNNITYLPSKSFDTVPHLEELVLSDNTISKIDSEAFIGLHKLKRLSLHNCGLTVVPGEALKRIRGLTTLNLGSNHLFSINEGDFPLMENLHYLLLKRNRISNIATGSIGNLTKLKVLDLDDNVLSAMPTGLDQLTHLQELFLSGNKIRWISKDDLPSSITTLELKANPLVGIKTGALQNMPRLRKLVLSEARNLKDVPSLEGCVSLETLRMDRASLSSVPSDLCLNSPRLKSLVLKSNKLRSIPELASCKDLRILDLSDNRIDSLHGKPLKGLGQLHDLLLSYNEIATIPYDAFFGVPNLQSLDLEGNTINFIHEDSFAGFVQLEDLNLGNNIFPKLPKTGLHRILHLKTFNNPKLREFPAPDTFPRIQTLVLSYAYHCCPFLPLMTVPTVSKHPSLKESVLFPTDDDFDRTLWNNSQTDIWPQLHNLSKKFGSQINDLWDSFGQDFTYPGNLPAYVEEYFEEETTPTRPFSSELTPGSVQCLPMPGPFLPCQDLFDWWTLRCGVWVVFLLAMLGNGTVVFVLIFSRSKMDVPRFLVCNLAAADFFMGIYLGMLAVVDASTLGEFRMYAIPWQMSFGCQLSGFLAVLSSELSVYTLAVITLERNYAITHAMHLNKRLSLRHAGYIMIVGWIFALTMALLPLLGISDYRKFAVCLPFETTNGTASLVYVIFLMFINGVAFLILMGCYLKMYCAIRGSQAWNSNDSRIAKRMALLVFTDFICWSPIAFLSLTAVFGFHLISLEQAKVFTVFVLPLNSCCNPFLYAIMTKQFKKDCVLICKAIEESRVTRGIGRCRHSSNFSNRQTPANTNSLAERSSKELPPLTPGQTCACAKLLEQDAPKSRTVDKRNIFARAWGRLFRKNVKRSENRRDMRSDQYAYQIAEIQQKQYKRAGSVSSENFSSSRSDSWRHGPPHHCIPLRILDPRRRHSSWLITRKTSQDSNLSSSRNDSSASATTASTSTFRMSRSSAGSTTPLPPIIGNSKQCGTKPRLVRQQAVQEESAELSCSPPRLGVRFLPTIPSAADSSVVIDEESNNDSTAVAGSGSGPGTPFYTVLQSGSTLTTLSSPKNKSKPP, encoded by the exons ATGGCATATTGTGctacgaaaaatatttcaacgcAAGGACTTTCAGTCCTAGTTTTCGTGTTGCATATTTATTTGGTTTACTGTGTGTCGACAACCATACCGTCAGCAATCTCAGATGATGTAGTCATCCGTGAATCGGTTGTCATACCATCATCGGTGAATTCGGAACAAGAGGCCAGGGAATTGTACGATCAGGCATTGAAGCAATATGGATCGTATGGATCATTTGCCAGAAATATTTGCTCGACGTGGGAGAGACGAGGATGTCAATGTTCGGGTGGGGTTGAAGAACTGGCACTGTCCTGCCGCAGTGTTGGCTTTGAAGAGATTCCATTGGATTTACCGGCGGAGATAGTTAAATT AGATCTTGGTGACAACAATATAACATATTTGCCAAGTAAATCATTCGATACGGTTCCACATTTAGAAGAATT agTACTATCAGACAATACAAtatcgaaaattgattcagAAGCATTTATTGGTTTGCACAAGTTGAAACGTTTATCGTTGCACAATTGCGGCCTTACTGTAGTCCCTGGAGAAGCATTAAAACGAATACGTGGTCTGACTACATT AAACTTGGGATCGAATCACTTATTTAGTATAAACGAAGGAGATTTTccgttaatggaaaatttacattacTT ATTGCTCAAACGTAATCGTATATCAAACATAGCCACAGGATCAATTGGAAATTTAACAAAGCTGAAAGTATT AGATCTCGACGATAATGTCTTAAGTGCTATGCCAACGGGCCTAGACCAATTAACGCATCTTCAAGAATT ATTCCTTTCCGGTAATAAAATTCGCTGGATATCGAAAGATGATTTACCGAGTAGTATTACAACGTTAGAATTGAAAGCCAATCCATTGGTTGGTATTAAAACTGGTGCATTACAGAATATGCCACGTCTTAGAAAATT aGTATTATCGGAAGCACGTAATTTAAAGGACGTACCGTCGCTGGAGGGCTGTGTATCGTTGGAGACACTTCGAATGGATCGGGCGAGTTTGTCAAGTGTTCCCAGCGATCTTTGCTTAAATTCACCGAGATTGAAAAGCTT GGTACTAAAGTCAAACAAACTTCGAAGCATTCCTGAATTGGCTAGTTGTAAGGACTTGCGAATATT aGATTTATCGGACAATCGAATTGATTCGTTACATGGAAAACCTCTTAAAGGGTTGGGACAATTACACGATCTATTACTGTCTTATAACGAAATTGCAACCATTCCATATGATGCTTTCTTCGGCGTACCCAATCTGCAATCATT AGATTTGGAGGGGAATacaatcaatttcattcacGAAGATTCGTTTGCTGGTTTTGTACAATTAGAAGATTT AAATTTaggaaacaatatttttccaaaactgccaaagactGGTCTGCATAGAATCTTGCATTTAAAAACCTTTAATAATCCGAAACTTCGAGAATTCCCAGCCCCGGACACATTTCCACGAATTCAg ACGCTAGTTCTCTCATATGCGTATCACTGTTGTCCATTTCTACCGCTAATGACGGTGCCAACAGTGTCCAAGCACCCGTCGCTTAAAGAATCTGTTCTGTTTCCCACAGATGATGATTTTGACAGAACCTTGTGGAATAACAGCCAAACGGATATTTGGCCGCAACTGC ACAACCTCAGCAAAAAATTTGGCAGTCAAATAAATGATCTGTGGGATTCATTCGGCCAAGACTTCACTTATCCA GGAAATCTACCGGCCTATGTCGAAGAatattttgaagaagaaacaaCGCCAACGCGCCCATTCAGTTCGGAGCTAACACCTGGCTCTGTACAATGCTTACCAATGCCCGGTCCGTTTTTGCCATGCCAAGATCTATTCGATTGGTGGACATTGAGGTGTGGCGTTTGGGTGGTGTTTCTGCTGGCTATGCTTGGCAACGGCACCGTTGTGTTTGTCTTAATTTTCTCTAGGTCAAAGATGGATGTACCACGATTTTTAGTGTGTAATTTGGCTGCTGCCGATTTTTTCATGGGCATCTATTTGGGTATGTTGGCGGTTGTCGATGCTAGTACATTAGGTGAATTTCGTATGTATGCCATACCATGGCAAATGAGTTTCGGTTGTCAACTATCCGGTTTTTTGGCGGTCCTATCGTCCGAACTATCGGTTTACACTTTGGCTGTTATAACGCTGGAACGTAACTATGCAATTACTCATGCAATGCACTTGAATAAACGGTTATCGCTGCGACATGCTGGTTATATTATGATCGTCGGTTGGATTTTCGCATTGACGATGGCTCTATTACCATTGCTGGGTATTTCGGATTATCGAAAGTTTGCAGTGTGTCTTCCATTCGAGACCACAAATGGAACGGCCAGCCTGGTGTACGTTATCTTTTTGATGTTCATTAACGGTGTGGCGTTTCTGATACTGATGGGATGTTACTTGAAGATGTATTGTGCG atcCGTGGCTCTCAGGCGTGGAATTCGAACGATTCTCGCATCGCAAAACGTATGGCCTTATTAGTGTTTACAGATTTTATTTGTTGGTCACCAATCGCCTTCTTGTCGCTGACAGCCGTATTtggttttcatttaatatcTTTGGAGCAAGCGAAAGTGTTTACGGTATTTGTGTTGCCATTAAACTCTTGTTGCAATCCATTTTTATATGCAATAATGACCAAACAATTTAAGAAGGACTGTGTGTTAATATGTAAGGCTATTGAAGAATCACGAGTGACTCGTGGCATTGGTAGATGTAGACACAGTTCAAACTTTAGTAATCGACAAACTCCGGCAAATACGAACTCATTAGCTGAACGTTCGTCTAAGGAATTGCCGCCACTAACGCCCGGTCAAACTTGTGCATGTGCCAAGTTATTAGAACAAGACGCACCGAAAAGTCGTACGGTCGACAAACGTAACATTTTTGCGCGTGCATGGGGACGATTATTTCGAAAGAACGTTAAACGTTCCGAAAACCGTCGAGACATGCGATCCGACCAATATGCTTATCAAATAGCAGAAATCCAACAGAAACAATATAAACGCGCCGGATCGGTGTCCAGCGAAAATTTTAGCTCGTCCAGATCCGATTCATGGCGTCACGGACCACCACATCATTGTATTCCATTACGAATATTAGATCCGCGACGCAGACATTCGAGTTGGTTGATTACTCGTAAAACATCGCAGGACTCAAATTTGTCAAGTTCGCGCAATGATTCGTCTGCATCTGCGACGACAGCATCAACATCGACATTTCGAATGTCTAGATCTAGTGCAGGCAGTACTACACCGTTGCCACCAATCATAG GTAATAGCAAACAATGTGGAACGAAACCACGACTGGTACGCCAACAAGCCGTTCAAGAGGAGAGTGCTGAATTGTCCTGCTCTCCCCCGAGACTAGGCGTAAGATTTCTACCAACAATTCCTTCGGCAGCGGACAGTAGCGTTGTGATCGATGAAGAATCGAATAATGATAGTACGGCCGTAGCTGGCAGTGGTAGTGGACCAGGAACACCATTTTATACCGTTTTGCAAAGTGGCAGTACATTGACCACATTATCTAGTccaaaaaacaaaagtaaacCTCCATAG